From a single Planococcus shenhongbingii genomic region:
- a CDS encoding amino acid ABC transporter permease, translated as MLNFEILVENFFGILTVVPQTVALAVTIFILSILIGTVMALIQEYNVPVLQHLVMLFKLFLRGTPLIVFIFIMYYSLPGVVSFFTNLLNLDYNPHNMSPIVILIVAVSLTVSAFQAETIRASFLSVHYGQIEAARSLGYTPFQTFCRIITPQALVEALPEFGSAFLVVMKAISLGFMITVVDIFAEARLIASSNSYYVEAFIVAALMYWGIAYFVVTLTSKCESYLVRRT; from the coding sequence ATGCTTAACTTTGAAATATTAGTCGAGAACTTTTTTGGAATATTGACGGTAGTTCCGCAGACTGTTGCCTTGGCTGTCACTATATTTATCTTGTCTATTTTAATAGGGACTGTGATGGCTTTGATCCAGGAATATAATGTGCCTGTGCTTCAGCACCTTGTTATGCTGTTTAAGCTGTTTCTGAGAGGTACTCCATTGATTGTGTTTATCTTTATCATGTATTATTCCTTGCCTGGGGTTGTCAGCTTTTTTACGAATTTACTGAACCTGGATTACAACCCTCATAATATGTCGCCCATTGTCATACTCATCGTTGCTGTATCCCTGACAGTATCTGCATTCCAAGCGGAAACCATCAGAGCTTCATTTCTGTCGGTGCATTATGGCCAAATAGAAGCTGCACGGTCCTTAGGATATACCCCTTTCCAGACATTTTGCAGAATCATCACTCCACAGGCGCTGGTGGAGGCCTTGCCGGAGTTCGGGAGTGCGTTTTTAGTGGTCATGAAGGCCATTTCGTTAGGGTTTATGATTACAGTGGTTGACATATTCGCTGAAGCGAGACTCATCGCATCTTCAAACTCATATTATGTTGAAGCATTTATTGTAGCTGCTTTGATGTATTGGGGAATTGCGTATTTTGTAGTTACACTTACCAGCAAATGTGAATCTTATCTGGTAAGAAGAACTTAG
- a CDS encoding amino acid ABC transporter permease gives MDAPNTLEIMTLLLKVAHITFIILVVSAVLGLLLGALLTMINVKNIPVLKQFTVVISSFTRSVPIIIQLFIVYYALPPLMANFGINVSNMSATVAAILALTLYHGGYLTEVLRAAYKAVDKGQHEAADSLGYTPMTKFFRVILPQVVPVALPGWGNALIHLIHDTSLVFALGVADIMGRAELIAAASFGVNQVQVFIAVAVIYIIVTFLSDGMVRLFEKKTRKYKLDSGLKARGI, from the coding sequence ATGGATGCACCGAATACACTGGAAATCATGACTTTATTGCTAAAAGTGGCGCATATCACTTTCATCATCTTAGTGGTGTCCGCGGTATTGGGATTACTGCTTGGAGCATTGCTTACCATGATCAACGTTAAGAATATACCGGTACTCAAGCAATTTACTGTAGTGATTTCATCGTTTACACGAAGTGTCCCCATCATCATCCAGTTGTTCATTGTTTATTATGCCTTGCCGCCCCTTATGGCGAACTTCGGCATCAATGTCAGCAATATGAGTGCCACTGTCGCCGCTATTTTGGCTTTGACCCTATACCATGGCGGCTATCTTACCGAAGTCCTGAGAGCGGCATATAAAGCAGTCGACAAGGGGCAGCACGAAGCTGCAGACAGCTTAGGCTATACGCCAATGACCAAATTCTTTAGAGTCATACTTCCTCAAGTCGTGCCTGTTGCTTTGCCTGGATGGGGCAACGCCCTGATCCACTTAATACACGATACTTCGCTCGTTTTTGCTCTCGGGGTTGCGGATATCATGGGACGCGCAGAGCTGATTGCGGCAGCATCGTTCGGTGTGAACCAGGTGCAGGTGTTTATTGCCGTTGCGGTAATTTACATTATTGTTACTTTTCTTTCGGATGGGATGGTTCGTCTGTTTGAAAAGAAAACAAGAAAATACAAGTTGGATTCGGGACTTAAGGCAAGGGGGATTTAA
- a CDS encoding transporter substrate-binding domain-containing protein — protein sequence MLLLKKLSVSLLALGAAFTLAACGGEPAADGAASGDVRTIQVTTPPTSKNLSWQTTEGKILGYEPDVLRAIDKKLEGYEFNIQAVADSAQETGLKTGKYELNVGGFYPTPEREEQFYVPKEPTGRSLIKMYVKEDSGIESLEDLVGKNISPFTAGGGTLRVVMDWQKENPEHKLELKESSGDIPYAQRLKEIDTGKYDAFIGPANLGQNEVIEELGLKVKETDPIYVGETIMLIYKSEQNEQLAEDVTQALKELREDGTLSEISNEYYGEDVFQYEVTK from the coding sequence ATGTTATTATTGAAAAAATTATCAGTGTCATTATTAGCTTTAGGAGCGGCTTTTACATTAGCAGCATGTGGCGGGGAACCGGCAGCAGACGGCGCAGCAAGCGGAGACGTACGGACAATACAAGTGACTACACCTCCCACTTCCAAGAATTTAAGCTGGCAAACAACGGAAGGCAAAATCCTGGGTTATGAGCCGGATGTTTTGAGGGCTATCGATAAAAAATTGGAAGGATATGAATTCAATATCCAGGCAGTAGCTGACAGTGCCCAGGAAACAGGCCTGAAAACGGGGAAATATGAACTCAATGTCGGCGGATTCTATCCGACTCCTGAACGTGAAGAGCAATTTTATGTACCGAAAGAGCCGACTGGAAGAAGCCTGATAAAAATGTACGTCAAAGAAGACAGTGGCATTGAATCGCTTGAGGATCTGGTTGGAAAGAACATCTCGCCTTTTACAGCTGGAGGAGGGACTTTACGGGTAGTAATGGATTGGCAAAAAGAAAATCCTGAACATAAACTTGAACTTAAGGAATCGAGTGGTGATATTCCATACGCTCAGCGTCTGAAAGAAATAGACACTGGCAAATATGATGCTTTTATCGGTCCTGCTAACTTGGGGCAGAATGAAGTTATTGAAGAACTTGGTTTGAAAGTGAAAGAAACCGATCCTATTTATGTAGGGGAAACAATTATGCTGATTTACAAATCAGAGCAAAATGAACAGCTGGCAGAAGATGTTACCCAGGCATTGAAAGAATTAAGAGAAGATGGAACACTCTCTGAGATTTCCAATGAATATTATGGAGAAGATGTATTCCAATATGAAGTGACGAAGTAA
- a CDS encoding amino acid ABC transporter ATP-binding protein, with the protein MLDIQNLKVSFGDVEVLKGVDLTVNKGDVVTFIGPSGTGKTTILKCINYLVEPDEGQMQLSNLSVDFKNINKKEILQLRRNTAMVFQQFNLFKNKTVVENVMDAQIAVQKKSKKEAYEKSIDLLEKVGLLEKENEYPSRLSGGQQQRVSIARALAVEPEVILFDEPTSSLDPELVTEVLKVIERVAKTGVTILLVTHEMDFARKVSNKIVFMEKGKIVEEGPPEQIFENSQNERTKQFLKNYYAETAEAVEVRQ; encoded by the coding sequence ATGTTGGATATCCAGAATTTGAAAGTGTCATTTGGGGATGTAGAAGTTTTAAAAGGCGTTGACTTAACTGTCAACAAAGGGGATGTTGTCACTTTTATAGGACCGAGTGGTACGGGTAAGACAACCATATTGAAATGCATCAATTACCTGGTTGAACCAGACGAAGGCCAGATGCAGCTGTCAAACCTGAGCGTGGACTTTAAGAACATCAACAAAAAAGAAATCCTTCAGCTGAGACGCAACACGGCAATGGTTTTCCAGCAATTTAATCTGTTTAAAAACAAAACAGTTGTAGAAAATGTGATGGATGCCCAAATTGCCGTCCAGAAAAAGTCGAAAAAAGAAGCGTATGAGAAAAGCATCGATTTGCTGGAAAAAGTAGGCTTGCTGGAAAAAGAAAATGAATATCCATCCAGATTGTCAGGGGGACAGCAGCAAAGGGTAAGCATTGCAAGAGCTTTAGCTGTTGAACCCGAAGTGATTCTGTTCGATGAACCCACATCTTCACTCGATCCGGAGCTGGTGACTGAAGTGCTGAAGGTTATCGAAAGAGTGGCGAAAACGGGTGTAACCATTCTTCTGGTTACCCATGAAATGGATTTTGCGCGAAAAGTATCAAACAAAATTGTATTTATGGAAAAAGGGAAAATTGTTGAAGAAGGACCGCCTGAACAGATTTTCGAGAACTCGCAAAATGAAAGAACTAAACAGTTTTTGAAAAATTATTATGCAGAAACAGCTGAAGCCGTAGAAGTCAGACAATAA
- a CDS encoding NAD/NADP-dependent octopine/nopaline dehydrogenase family protein: protein MTYAVIGGGNTGQAIAGYLALSEEKVKLFTRDAERADRISRNGLELKGVYSGSINLEVYTSMEEVVQDAEIIIVSTTADGHKPIIKELKPLLKNDQTIVFIPGYWGAVECKQILGEDIEIKNITIAETSAQPFISNADEEGAVSVRMIKSNVLVSTLATSKGQPSLPPKFLERFPHLVPSKNVFETSLNNSNVVVHVPISVFNASRIDDAQEFQFYPEGISPLTIRYIEKVDDERRKIADLFHVETKDILTILNDFYGTEYSSLYEALPSLFPEGAGPTTLKHRYFTEDIPFGLVAISEIAKKAGIEIPYTDSLIDITSLLSAVDYRKEGVNLENITFEELSSYGGLIEKI from the coding sequence ATGACATATGCAGTGATTGGCGGCGGCAATACGGGTCAAGCAATAGCTGGCTATCTGGCTTTATCTGAAGAAAAGGTCAAATTATTCACAAGAGATGCGGAAAGAGCAGACCGGATTTCCAGGAATGGATTAGAACTAAAAGGTGTTTATTCTGGAAGCATAAATTTAGAAGTGTACACATCAATGGAAGAAGTCGTTCAGGATGCTGAAATTATTATTGTTTCAACTACTGCTGATGGCCATAAACCGATCATTAAAGAATTAAAGCCCTTATTAAAGAACGATCAGACAATCGTGTTTATCCCGGGATATTGGGGGGCTGTTGAATGCAAACAGATACTTGGGGAAGATATCGAGATTAAAAATATCACGATTGCAGAAACAAGCGCACAGCCTTTCATCAGCAATGCAGATGAAGAAGGGGCGGTAAGTGTAAGAATGATTAAAAGTAACGTCTTAGTCAGTACACTCGCTACTTCAAAAGGACAGCCATCATTGCCGCCAAAATTTCTTGAGCGATTCCCGCATCTGGTTCCTTCAAAAAATGTATTTGAAACTTCTTTGAACAATTCTAACGTTGTGGTTCACGTGCCAATATCCGTATTTAATGCCAGCAGGATAGATGATGCGCAGGAATTTCAATTTTATCCAGAAGGCATATCTCCTTTGACCATCAGATACATTGAAAAAGTTGATGATGAAAGAAGAAAAATAGCTGATTTGTTCCATGTAGAAACAAAAGACATCCTGACCATTTTGAATGACTTCTATGGAACCGAGTATTCCAGCTTATATGAGGCGCTGCCGAGTTTGTTCCCGGAAGGAGCCGGCCCGACTACTCTGAAGCATCGGTACTTTACTGAAGACATTCCTTTCGGTTTAGTGGCAATTTCAGAAATCGCCAAGAAAGCGGGCATTGAAATACCTTACACAGATTCACTTATTGATATCACCTCTTTATTGTCGGCAGTGGATTACAGAAAAGAAGGCGTTAATCTCGAGAATATAACTTTCGAAGAACTCTCCAGTTATGGAGGGCTGATTGAAAAAATCTAA
- a CDS encoding GntR family transcriptional regulator, whose amino-acid sequence MEIIFKTMENSLSRISAKDIVYEQIKEKIINCLLEPGQAIVNGELGKELGISRTPLREALQRLEGEGLVVRNSNGTFSVAPISIKEVKELFVIRSKLEGILIGDAIDNLTEEHIEHLSYLTEMVKLTSKIENYADTENFGGKFHSAIYSISENTTVVNIIFQLNDRINRYRHLAHEHGVDIETSSAEHEFILNFMIKRDKVNAELAIENHIIGAMEVVVKAVEKYESANKLESKIK is encoded by the coding sequence GTGGAAATCATTTTTAAAACGATGGAAAATAGTTTGAGCAGGATTTCAGCCAAAGATATCGTTTATGAGCAGATCAAAGAAAAAATCATCAACTGTTTACTCGAACCAGGCCAAGCCATTGTGAATGGGGAGTTGGGGAAAGAGTTGGGGATAAGCAGAACCCCGCTTAGAGAAGCTTTGCAAAGGCTTGAGGGAGAAGGGCTGGTTGTCCGCAATTCGAATGGGACATTCAGTGTTGCTCCGATATCCATAAAAGAAGTCAAAGAATTATTTGTCATACGCAGCAAATTAGAAGGAATCCTAATCGGAGACGCAATCGATAATCTTACTGAAGAGCACATCGAGCATTTATCCTATCTGACTGAAATGGTTAAATTGACTTCCAAAATCGAAAATTATGCAGACACTGAGAACTTCGGCGGCAAATTTCACAGCGCTATTTACTCCATCAGTGAAAATACAACGGTTGTCAATATCATTTTTCAGCTGAATGATCGGATCAACAGATATAGACATTTAGCCCATGAACACGGAGTGGATATAGAAACGTCATCTGCTGAACACGAATTCATCCTTAATTTCATGATCAAAAGAGATAAAGTTAACGCAGAATTGGCAATTGAAAATCATATTATAGGTGCGATGGAAGTGGTCGTTAAAGCAGTAGAAAAATATGAAAGCGCTAACAAATTGGAGAGTAAGATCAAATGA
- a CDS encoding nucleoside permease produces MTIKFRLKIMIFLQFFIWGSWLVTLGSYMINTLGFSGAQVGTIYGASGLASLIMPSLVGIIADRWMKANRLYGICHFLGAISLLIAAQVSDPTAMFWVMFFNAVVFVPTISLSYTISYISLEKAGLNTTKEFPGVRVYGTVSFIFAMWLISLGGFELSNMQLYIAAGAAVLLALFSLVLPDCPTSNDKTDKSWTSRLGLDAFVLFKQKRMAIFFLFAMLIGAALQINLAFANPFLHDFALNPAYEDSLAVKYPSILLSLGQFSEIIFILAIPFFLRKFGIKTVMLLSMAAWTLRFVLLGFGDPTGLGFAFLLLSMIVYGVAFDFFNISGSMFVDKEVDRRIRGSAQGLFMTMVNGLGAYLGAVISGRVVDYLTVDGIKDWQSIWLVFAAYTLVLGILFAVSFKSKKSPDAVDSVDKAAQSV; encoded by the coding sequence ATGACTATAAAATTTCGCCTTAAAATTATGATTTTCCTCCAGTTTTTCATTTGGGGAAGCTGGCTCGTGACCCTTGGCTCGTATATGATCAATACTTTAGGTTTTTCCGGTGCACAAGTCGGGACCATTTACGGCGCATCCGGACTGGCTTCTCTTATCATGCCAAGTCTGGTCGGGATTATCGCTGACCGGTGGATGAAAGCGAATAGACTGTATGGCATCTGCCATTTTCTCGGTGCGATTTCCTTGCTTATAGCCGCACAAGTTTCGGATCCGACGGCTATGTTTTGGGTGATGTTCTTTAACGCGGTGGTTTTCGTGCCGACGATTTCATTATCTTATACCATTTCCTATATTAGTTTGGAAAAAGCAGGGCTCAATACGACGAAAGAATTCCCGGGCGTCCGTGTCTATGGAACCGTCAGTTTCATTTTTGCCATGTGGCTCATCAGCCTTGGCGGATTTGAGTTGAGCAATATGCAGTTGTACATTGCAGCAGGGGCTGCCGTCTTGCTGGCCCTCTTTTCACTGGTCCTGCCGGATTGCCCGACATCAAATGACAAGACGGACAAGTCGTGGACAAGCCGCTTGGGACTCGATGCTTTTGTCCTGTTCAAACAAAAGAGAATGGCCATCTTTTTCTTGTTTGCCATGCTGATCGGGGCTGCGCTGCAGATCAACTTGGCATTTGCCAACCCGTTTCTTCATGACTTTGCATTGAATCCTGCCTATGAAGATAGCCTGGCTGTGAAATATCCATCGATTTTATTGTCGCTTGGGCAATTTTCAGAAATCATCTTTATTCTTGCCATTCCGTTTTTCCTGCGTAAATTCGGGATCAAGACGGTCATGCTGTTGAGTATGGCGGCTTGGACCTTGCGGTTTGTTCTATTAGGTTTTGGAGACCCGACTGGATTAGGGTTTGCCTTTTTGCTGTTATCGATGATCGTTTACGGTGTAGCGTTTGACTTCTTTAATATTTCCGGATCGATGTTTGTCGATAAAGAAGTGGACCGCCGGATTCGCGGGAGTGCCCAGGGATTATTCATGACCATGGTGAACGGGCTCGGCGCTTATTTGGGAGCGGTGATCAGCGGAAGAGTAGTGGATTATTTAACGGTGGACGGCATCAAAGACTGGCAGAGCATCTGGCTGGTTTTCGCCGCCTACACCCTCGTTCTTGGCATCCTGTTTGCGGTAAGTTTCAAATCCAAAAAAAGTCCGGATGCAGTGGACTCTGTAGATAAAGCTGCCCAGTCTGTATGA
- a CDS encoding nucleoside hydrolase has product MKEKIYFNHDGGVDDLVSLFLLLKMDTVELTGVSVIPADCYLEPAMFASRKIIDRFGNGGLDVAESNSRPKNPFPKDWRMHAFYVDALPILNESGTVVTPVADQPAHLHLAETVLATEEKTTLLFTGPLTDLARALDAAPEIEEKIERLVWMGGTFREAGNVHEPEHDGTAEWNVFWDPEAAARVWDSSIKIDLVALESTNQVPLTLDVRERWAKDRKHLGVDFLGQCYAMVPPLVHFSTNSTYYLWDVLTTAFVGNSDLVKVQTINSIVHTDGPSQGRTAETADGRPVNVVYDVDRDAFFDYMTELAKKA; this is encoded by the coding sequence ATGAAAGAGAAAATTTACTTTAACCATGATGGCGGAGTCGACGATTTGGTTTCGCTATTTTTACTTTTAAAAATGGATACAGTTGAGTTGACAGGCGTTTCAGTTATTCCAGCTGACTGTTATTTGGAACCGGCAATGTTCGCGAGCCGGAAAATTATTGACCGCTTTGGAAACGGCGGCCTTGACGTAGCTGAGTCCAATTCACGCCCTAAAAACCCTTTCCCGAAGGATTGGCGTATGCATGCGTTTTATGTGGATGCCTTGCCGATTCTGAATGAATCTGGAACAGTTGTGACACCGGTGGCTGATCAGCCGGCACATCTCCATTTAGCAGAGACGGTTTTGGCGACGGAAGAAAAAACGACTTTATTGTTTACAGGCCCGCTGACGGATCTTGCCCGCGCATTGGACGCAGCGCCTGAAATCGAAGAGAAAATCGAACGGCTTGTCTGGATGGGTGGCACATTCCGTGAAGCCGGGAACGTCCATGAACCGGAACATGATGGGACAGCGGAATGGAACGTGTTCTGGGATCCTGAAGCAGCAGCCCGTGTATGGGACAGCAGCATAAAAATCGATCTGGTGGCGCTTGAAAGCACCAACCAGGTACCGCTGACTTTAGATGTGCGTGAGCGCTGGGCGAAAGACCGCAAGCACCTCGGCGTGGATTTCCTTGGGCAATGCTATGCGATGGTGCCGCCGCTTGTCCACTTCTCAACGAACTCGACCTATTATTTATGGGATGTGCTGACCACCGCATTTGTCGGCAATTCTGATCTTGTGAAAGTGCAGACCATCAACAGCATCGTGCACACAGACGGCCCAAGCCAAGGGCGTACAGCTGAAACCGCTGATGGACGGCCTGTGAATGTCGTGTATGACGTGGACCGCGATGCCTTCTTTGACTATATGACGGAACTGGCTAAAAAAGCGTAA
- a CDS encoding cyclase family protein: MKMYDITGSIYEGMTVYKDKPEKQPKLNRQTNGYVTETRLELDVHTGTHIDAPLHMMVEGETFESVPLDKLVGPCKVLDLTSVKDAVAKADLEGFGLEKDDFVLFKTRNSFKENFDFDFVFLAKDGADYLAEIGIRGVGIDSLGIERSQEGHPTHKTLFANDIIIIEGLRLKDIEQGEYFMVAAPLKLIGTDASPARVLLFEGLK; encoded by the coding sequence ATGAAAATGTACGATATCACAGGCTCGATTTATGAAGGCATGACCGTATACAAAGACAAACCGGAGAAACAGCCGAAACTCAATCGGCAGACAAACGGCTATGTCACGGAAACGCGTCTGGAACTGGATGTCCATACCGGCACGCATATCGATGCGCCGCTTCACATGATGGTTGAAGGGGAAACATTTGAATCGGTTCCACTGGATAAATTGGTGGGGCCATGTAAAGTGCTGGATCTGACCAGCGTGAAGGATGCTGTTGCGAAAGCGGACTTGGAAGGGTTCGGCCTCGAAAAGGATGACTTTGTTTTATTCAAAACAAGAAATTCCTTTAAGGAAAATTTTGATTTTGATTTTGTTTTTTTGGCGAAAGATGGTGCGGACTATCTGGCTGAAATTGGAATCCGCGGCGTCGGCATCGATTCTCTTGGAATCGAAAGAAGCCAGGAAGGGCATCCGACTCATAAAACTTTGTTCGCAAACGATATCATTATTATAGAAGGTCTGCGCCTAAAGGACATTGAGCAAGGCGAATACTTTATGGTAGCGGCTCCTTTGAAATTAATCGGCACCGATGCTTCCCCTGCTCGGGTATTGCTGTTTGAAGGGCTGAAATAA
- the zwf gene encoding glucose-6-phosphate dehydrogenase: MTFILFGATGDLAKRKLFPALYNLYLDGKLPASFSVIGLGRKYSSDEDFQAKVEKALRAYSRRSVQLSNLQEFLAKFRYFTFDATIKESYTQLLELVETQENELGIPQNRLFYLSVAPSLVDVITTSLHSSGLDQNRGWKRLIIEKPFGSNVETARQLNQKLRKTFSEDEIYRIDHYLGKPMVQSLNTLILANPVLDSMLDQKLISNVQITASEIVGVETRADYYDKAGAIRDMVQNHLLQLVMTAALYLPENLTDNKTRAKKTEIIESLRPIPKEEAHLHVVRGQYEAGEIHDTPVIGYKEEPGVDASSQNDTYFAARLAIDHPDWEGIPFYIRTGKRLNKKSTQIVVEFKHKMVDSTKLKGTSPNLLVLEISPNESISLRVNLKEASGNQFKPVWINFSTNSENQPESYELLLFDAILGDPTFFAHWREVELSWEWIEPLLNAYQEDLLPLQPYRAGSTGPEAAEELLQEDQHKWW, from the coding sequence ATGACTTTTATTTTATTTGGCGCCACGGGAGATTTGGCAAAGCGAAAATTATTTCCTGCTTTATATAATTTATATCTTGATGGCAAATTGCCTGCTTCGTTCTCCGTCATCGGTTTGGGAAGAAAGTATTCTTCAGATGAGGATTTCCAAGCGAAGGTGGAAAAAGCGCTTCGTGCCTATTCGCGAAGAAGCGTCCAGCTTTCAAATCTGCAGGAGTTTCTGGCAAAGTTCCGCTATTTCACTTTTGACGCGACAATTAAAGAATCTTACACACAACTGCTCGAACTGGTGGAAACCCAGGAAAACGAGCTGGGGATTCCGCAAAACCGGCTGTTCTATTTGTCAGTGGCACCAAGTTTGGTGGATGTGATCACGACCAGCCTCCACTCCAGCGGCCTGGACCAAAACCGCGGATGGAAACGCCTCATTATCGAAAAACCATTCGGGAGCAATGTAGAGACTGCCAGACAATTAAACCAAAAATTACGGAAAACCTTCAGCGAAGATGAAATCTACCGGATTGACCACTATCTGGGGAAACCGATGGTCCAAAGCCTCAATACCTTGATCTTAGCGAATCCCGTATTGGATTCAATGCTGGACCAAAAACTGATTTCCAACGTCCAGATTACGGCAAGTGAAATTGTCGGGGTGGAAACCCGGGCTGATTATTACGATAAAGCAGGCGCTATTCGGGATATGGTCCAGAACCATCTCCTTCAGCTCGTTATGACGGCAGCCCTTTACCTGCCGGAGAACCTGACGGACAATAAGACCCGCGCTAAAAAAACAGAAATCATCGAGTCGCTTCGCCCGATTCCGAAAGAAGAAGCACATCTGCATGTGGTCCGCGGCCAGTATGAAGCCGGCGAAATCCATGATACGCCGGTCATCGGCTATAAAGAGGAGCCCGGCGTCGACGCTTCCTCGCAGAATGACACTTATTTCGCGGCACGTCTGGCGATTGACCACCCGGACTGGGAAGGAATCCCTTTTTATATACGCACCGGGAAACGGCTGAACAAAAAGTCTACACAGATTGTGGTCGAATTCAAGCATAAGATGGTCGATTCCACTAAATTGAAGGGAACTTCCCCCAACCTGCTGGTGCTTGAAATCAGTCCGAACGAAAGCATTTCGCTGCGCGTCAACTTGAAAGAGGCGTCCGGCAATCAGTTCAAGCCTGTGTGGATCAACTTCTCGACTAATTCAGAAAACCAGCCGGAATCCTATGAACTTCTGCTGTTTGACGCCATTCTCGGCGATCCGACATTTTTCGCCCACTGGAGAGAAGTCGAGCTTTCATGGGAATGGATCGAACCATTATTGAACGCATATCAGGAAGACCTGCTGCCTTTGCAGCCTTACCGCGCAGGTTCAACAGGTCCTGAAGCTGCAGAAGAGCTGCTGCAGGAAGACCAGCACAAATGGTGGTAA
- the gndA gene encoding NADP-dependent phosphogluconate dehydrogenase translates to MTQQIGVIGLGVMGTNLALNMESNGYSVAIYDYWTDRIDELSAKEAKGKNIQGAYSIEEFVSSLETPRKILMMVQAGDATDSVIESLLPHLQKGDILMDGGNSFFKDTNRRTAAIEAAGLHFIGAGISGGEEGARYGPSIMPGGSKEAYEQVQPILDAIAAKVDGTPCSTYMGPDGAGHYVKMVHNGIEYGDMQLISEAYFIMKQAFGLSAPEMQGIFAEWNKGELDSYLIEITADILAKKDDETGNPLVDQVLDAAEQKGTGKWTSQNALDLGVSLPIITESVFARFISAIKEERVAASKILKGPEAEKPAGDSQELIEAIRKALYMSKICSYAQGFAQMRAASDEYGWNIPYGDVAMIFRGGCIIRAQFLQKIKEAFDRNPELPNLLVDPYFQEIIEEYQHSLRKVLTLAIQQGIPAPAFSSALAYFDSYRSAVLPANMIQAQRDYFGAHTYKRIDKEGIFHTNWSSN, encoded by the coding sequence ATGACACAGCAAATCGGCGTGATCGGTTTAGGCGTAATGGGCACGAACCTCGCATTGAATATGGAAAGCAACGGCTATTCGGTAGCCATCTATGACTATTGGACAGACCGGATCGACGAGCTATCCGCTAAAGAAGCGAAAGGGAAAAACATTCAAGGCGCTTACAGCATCGAAGAATTCGTCTCTTCCCTGGAAACGCCCCGCAAAATTTTAATGATGGTCCAGGCGGGAGACGCAACCGATTCGGTTATAGAATCGCTCCTCCCGCATCTTCAAAAAGGGGACATCCTGATGGACGGGGGAAATTCGTTCTTCAAAGACACGAACCGGCGGACAGCGGCCATTGAAGCAGCAGGCCTGCATTTTATCGGCGCCGGCATTTCGGGCGGTGAGGAAGGCGCCCGCTACGGCCCTTCCATCATGCCGGGCGGATCGAAAGAAGCTTACGAACAGGTCCAGCCGATTCTTGATGCCATTGCCGCAAAAGTGGACGGGACTCCCTGCAGCACGTATATGGGTCCTGACGGCGCCGGCCATTATGTGAAGATGGTCCATAACGGCATCGAGTACGGTGATATGCAGCTGATTTCTGAAGCGTATTTCATCATGAAACAGGCATTCGGCCTGAGCGCGCCGGAAATGCAGGGCATCTTCGCGGAATGGAACAAAGGGGAACTTGACAGCTATCTTATCGAAATTACGGCGGACATTTTGGCGAAAAAGGATGATGAAACCGGCAATCCGCTGGTCGACCAGGTGCTTGATGCAGCCGAACAGAAAGGGACCGGGAAATGGACAAGCCAAAACGCATTGGACTTAGGGGTCTCCCTCCCCATCATAACGGAATCGGTATTTGCCCGGTTCATCTCCGCTATCAAGGAAGAACGTGTCGCGGCAAGCAAGATCTTGAAAGGCCCTGAAGCGGAAAAACCGGCAGGAGATTCCCAGGAATTGATCGAAGCTATCCGCAAGGCGCTGTATATGAGCAAAATCTGCTCGTATGCCCAAGGCTTTGCCCAGATGCGCGCAGCCTCCGATGAATACGGCTGGAATATTCCGTACGGCGATGTAGCAATGATTTTCCGCGGCGGGTGCATCATCCGTGCACAGTTCCTGCAAAAGATCAAAGAAGCATTCGACCGCAATCCGGAACTGCCAAACTTATTAGTGGATCCGTACTTCCAGGAGATTATCGAAGAATACCAGCATTCCCTTCGCAAAGTATTGACCTTGGCCATCCAGCAAGGAATTCCAGCGCCTGCTTTCTCAAGCGCATTGGCTTACTTTGACAGCTACCGCTCTGCAGTATTGCCAGCCAACATGATTCAGGCACAGCGGGATTATTTTGGCGCCCATACCTACAAGCGCATCGACAAAGAAGGCATTTTCCATACGAATTGGTCATCCAACTAA